One genomic window of Methanosarcina acetivorans C2A includes the following:
- a CDS encoding radical SAM protein, translating into MQCNVCEFGCEIDEYSRGRCRTYVCTGDTIIQDPDMGYLGAYPVSIETIPLLHYYPSGKFLQVFGTGCNFQCSGCVARLLASGKSLSSTTLTPSQVVEKALQQDCLGVVSTLNEPAANYYLFRDLAVQAKEKGLLVGCSTNCYFTEETLNKLGQLVDFMNVGIKGYSDRSYISCGVPSSAPVFRNISLLFDMGVHVETSVVYSRGNEADVIKVAEAVSDISPTIPVQVMRFIPFGDAPIELEPSVGEAESLCADLRKYVDYVYLFNSPGTELLNTYCPECGSLLAEREFYGPMGSRPVRPWITYSCDCGKTVPVKGTTAVERFNEEGFMGGYRISRAFGMVHGVLTCLGILDDSRLIDVWREISDSGTLMKVHHMIQQPYAYLDFVRLIAERANMPEKGEELISFIHTRLELVKSLAAENSGHKVYYCMGSPLFALNAGRMENNLVAFSGGLSINKQLQKEGKPGINVSPSFINENNPDTIFISGFLSRPLDEFYTLCRQYGIETDAVKQQRVYEVPPSWDFGNPRWILGLMYIADKLYPGNSGIDLEKEADEFYRQFYGMPYGKATPNRSFHRPTSGTWHVLRCTHA; encoded by the coding sequence ATGCAGTGCAATGTGTGTGAGTTCGGGTGCGAAATCGATGAATACAGCAGGGGCAGGTGCAGGACTTATGTCTGTACCGGCGATACCATTATCCAGGACCCTGATATGGGATACCTTGGTGCATATCCAGTCTCCATAGAAACTATCCCCTTGCTTCATTATTATCCCTCAGGTAAGTTTCTCCAGGTCTTCGGCACGGGCTGTAATTTCCAGTGTTCCGGGTGCGTGGCTCGTCTGCTGGCTTCAGGAAAATCTCTTTCCAGTACCACTTTAACTCCCTCCCAGGTCGTGGAAAAAGCTCTGCAGCAGGATTGCCTGGGTGTGGTTTCCACCTTAAATGAGCCTGCTGCAAATTATTATCTCTTCAGGGACCTTGCAGTGCAGGCAAAAGAAAAGGGTTTGCTTGTGGGCTGTTCCACAAACTGCTATTTCACAGAAGAGACTTTGAACAAGCTCGGGCAGCTTGTGGATTTCATGAATGTCGGAATCAAAGGTTATTCTGACAGAAGTTACATAAGCTGCGGAGTCCCTTCATCAGCTCCCGTTTTCCGCAATATTTCCCTGCTTTTTGACATGGGAGTGCATGTTGAAACTTCGGTTGTTTATTCAAGGGGAAATGAAGCCGATGTGATAAAGGTTGCAGAAGCTGTATCCGATATTTCTCCAACCATTCCTGTCCAGGTCATGAGATTCATCCCCTTCGGGGATGCGCCTATTGAGCTTGAGCCCTCCGTAGGAGAGGCGGAGAGCCTGTGCGCTGATCTGCGTAAGTATGTGGATTATGTTTATCTTTTCAATTCTCCGGGTACGGAACTATTGAATACTTACTGTCCCGAATGCGGCAGTCTCCTTGCAGAACGGGAGTTCTACGGACCCATGGGTTCGAGACCAGTAAGGCCCTGGATAACTTATTCCTGTGATTGCGGGAAGACTGTGCCTGTTAAAGGGACAACTGCCGTTGAACGTTTCAATGAGGAAGGTTTCATGGGCGGATATCGGATCAGCCGGGCTTTCGGGATGGTCCATGGAGTACTTACATGTCTGGGAATACTGGACGATTCCAGGTTAATAGATGTCTGGAGAGAAATCTCCGATTCCGGGACCCTTATGAAGGTGCACCATATGATCCAGCAGCCTTACGCTTATCTTGACTTTGTCAGGCTAATTGCGGAAAGGGCAAATATGCCGGAAAAAGGAGAAGAGCTTATTTCCTTTATCCATACACGCCTGGAGCTTGTTAAGTCCCTTGCAGCAGAAAACAGTGGTCATAAGGTGTATTACTGCATGGGCTCTCCTCTTTTTGCCCTGAACGCCGGGAGAATGGAAAACAACCTTGTGGCATTTTCCGGGGGCTTGAGCATCAATAAGCAGCTTCAAAAGGAAGGCAAACCGGGTATAAATGTTTCTCCTTCTTTTATCAATGAAAATAACCCGGACACAATTTTCATCTCCGGTTTCCTTTCCCGCCCCCTCGATGAATTCTATACCCTCTGCCGACAGTATGGCATAGAGACGGATGCTGTAAAACAGCAGCGGGTCTATGAAGTCCCTCCATCCTGGGATTTCGGAAACCCCCGCTGGATCCTGGGGCTCATGTATATTGCAGACAAACTGTATCCAGGAAACTCAGGAATCGACCTGGAAAAAGAAGCAGATGAGTTCTACAGGCAGTTTTACGGCATGCCATATGGGAAAGCCACACCTAACAGGTCTTTTCACAGGCCTACTTCCGGGACCTGGCATGTTTTGAGGTGCACTCATGCCTGA
- a CDS encoding class I SAM-dependent methyltransferase, giving the protein MDEKGKSPGFPYIAEHIFAPIYPVIAAHIVKESGIKQGICLDLGCGIASLGIAVAELTDMQVYGVDFSTEMCRLSKAKANRHFLSDKVVPLQADVHLLPFRDNSAVLIVSRGSVFFWKDLPVAFREISRVLAPGGQAWIGGGFGTKELKAQISEKMVEIDPDWHTASK; this is encoded by the coding sequence GTGGATGAAAAGGGCAAATCTCCGGGTTTTCCCTATATTGCCGAACACATCTTTGCTCCCATCTACCCTGTAATAGCAGCTCACATCGTCAAAGAAAGCGGGATAAAACAGGGCATATGCCTGGACCTGGGATGCGGTATTGCATCCCTGGGGATCGCTGTTGCGGAACTCACGGATATGCAGGTCTATGGGGTTGATTTTTCAACGGAGATGTGCAGGCTTTCAAAAGCCAAAGCTAACCGTCACTTCCTTTCAGATAAGGTTGTTCCTTTGCAGGCTGATGTCCACCTGCTTCCCTTCAGGGATAATTCCGCAGTCCTCATAGTAAGCCGTGGCTCCGTATTTTTCTGGAAAGACCTGCCTGTGGCTTTCAGGGAAATTTCCCGCGTCCTTGCTCCGGGTGGACAGGCGTGGATAGGGGGCGGTTTTGGCACAAAAGAGTTGAAAGCCCAGATCTCTGAAAAAATGGTTGAAATAGACCCGGACTGGCATACTGCTTCTAAATAG
- a CDS encoding iron ABC transporter substrate-binding protein: MREKIGTMLILSLLVLAIASCGCTESTGQQAVPNSSAVLQNSDKVQITDMLDRQLTVPAEISSVVATSPPSTILVYMLAPDKLAGWNFKNNFTQPFMDENYTSLPVIGGWFGTQTGNYETIISMDPDIVIEGYTTDGQINEAIERRQESFGSIPVVAVDDSIIFVTQSDPTIEYVGKLLDCEAQAEKLIEFRGSILNEINNTVKDIPEDEKVRVYYAEGPKGLMTDPSGSQHSQVIDICGGINVADCPLTPGSGMTQVSIEQVMDWNPEIIITSNPQFYASVYSDSLWESVDAVRNKRVYLAPQNPFCWIDRPQGPHLIIGTAWTAKMLYPDLFADMDLSGLTREFYLEFFHYELTDEQLNTLLNPAAEA, translated from the coding sequence ATGCGTGAAAAAATAGGTACAATGTTAATACTCTCTCTGCTGGTTCTGGCTATTGCTTCCTGCGGATGTACGGAAAGTACGGGCCAGCAGGCTGTTCCGAACTCAAGCGCTGTGCTCCAGAATTCGGATAAAGTGCAGATCACCGATATGCTGGACAGGCAGCTAACCGTGCCGGCTGAGATCTCCTCGGTAGTAGCCACTTCTCCTCCTTCTACTATTCTCGTTTATATGCTTGCACCGGACAAACTTGCAGGCTGGAATTTCAAAAATAATTTTACTCAACCTTTTATGGATGAAAATTACACAAGTCTGCCAGTAATAGGGGGCTGGTTCGGGACCCAGACCGGGAACTATGAAACTATAATCAGCATGGACCCTGACATTGTAATTGAAGGATACACCACTGACGGGCAAATCAACGAAGCCATAGAACGCAGGCAGGAAAGTTTTGGCAGCATTCCGGTGGTTGCCGTTGATGATTCTATTATCTTCGTGACACAATCCGATCCCACTATCGAATATGTGGGTAAGCTGCTTGACTGTGAAGCCCAGGCAGAAAAACTGATTGAGTTCCGCGGTTCAATCCTCAACGAGATCAACAACACTGTAAAAGATATTCCCGAAGATGAAAAGGTACGGGTTTACTATGCCGAAGGCCCGAAAGGCCTGATGACCGATCCCTCCGGTTCTCAGCACTCCCAGGTCATTGATATCTGTGGGGGTATCAATGTTGCCGACTGTCCGCTAACTCCGGGAAGCGGCATGACCCAGGTTTCAATAGAGCAGGTCATGGACTGGAACCCTGAGATAATCATCACCTCCAATCCGCAGTTTTACGCATCCGTATATTCTGACTCTCTCTGGGAAAGCGTGGATGCTGTCCGGAACAAACGGGTGTATCTTGCCCCTCAGAATCCCTTCTGCTGGATTGACAGGCCACAGGGCCCCCATCTTATTATAGGGACTGCCTGGACTGCAAAGATGCTATATCCGGATCTTTTTGCAGATATGGATCTCTCCGGGCTGACCCGTGAGTTCTACTTGGAATTCTTCCACTATGAGCTTACGGATGAACAACTGAATACGCTACTGAACCCTGCAGCAGAGGCCTGA